The window GAATGCTCCTGGCTTCGGCAACTTCTCTCTGAGCTCTCTTGTTCTATTGACAAGGCCACCATGGTATATTCATTGGCGGAGCCAGGGGTCTTCGTTGGTATTTCATGGAATACCAATGATTTTGGCAGGAAAAATATTATATATGTATGTATTGTATATACAATATACACATCGGTCCAGCCATAGCCCACAAGTTGAAACCTGTATGCAATCCACTCCATGTGTACCTTCCTGGCCTGCTCCCCTAAATGCTTCTACGTACTCGTCATGTCAGCAACCTACTAAGAacatctctagcagaccccttATATCGCGTCGAACTGTAAAATAACCGCCAATTTTTACAGTTTTGTGTGAAAAAAGCGACCTGAACAGACACCTTAAACACCCTTGAACCTTAAATTTTTTTGAGGGGCGTGGTAAATTGCCACACACGCCCCCACCACGACCCGCGAAAACACAGGTTCCCTCCCGCCCCATCGGTGCCCTGAATAGTGGTAAAGCAGTTGGCGGGACGGAAATTTCAGCACGCGCGTGTTCCCTCCCCCATTCCCCGGCACCCCGCCCTGGATCCACCGGTGAGTCCTTTTCTACCCCTTCAAGTTTGATTTAGCAAACGATTTCTGTTCATGCGAGCTCCGTTGCGATTTGTAGATGGATTTGAGCCCTTGCGAGGAATTTTTTCTTGAGGATTCGTCCTCGTCCGACGAATCGAACATAGAGACGTTGATCGAGAACAATCGACAACATATGGTGGTGGTGGTCCTCGCCGTGAAGGAGCTCGAGGATAGGAACAGAAGGAGACGGCAAGGATCGACTGTCGGCCGTTTTTGCATCCCTCGCAACCGCCATCTCGCGAACATGATGCTCATGCAAGACTACTTCGCGGCGTCACCTACGTATCTGCGACACCTCTTCCGGAGAAGGTATCTAATGCGCCGATCACTCTTCGTAAAAACAGTAGAAGCTTGTGAGGCCAATTCTTGATTTTTTTTACCCAAAGGAGAAACGCCGCGGGCTACTGCTAACATTAAAAGGGTATAATTTTTCCTAATGAAATATGTTAAGAATCAACTAAGGAACAAAATGAGTTATATTGTAATTTCCTTTGTTGTTTTGTAATCTTTCTTAATTGTTAGAGACTGATATTGCCACAAGGATATTTTGCTACTAATATTGATATAGGTCATTAACTCATTGATGTTGCTAGCTTATTGCACACACAAAAAAATTCTATCTTATATTTCTATTGCAAGGAATACCAAGTAGCAAATTCTTGGCTCCGCCACTGGGTATATTGCGACAACGTCTCCGCCGTCTACCTCTTCGCCAACCCCTTTCATCATCGTCGCACAAAACATATTGAGCTGGATATCCACTTTGTTCGTGAGCAGGTGGCTCTTGGTCACGTTCGAGTTTTTCACGTGCCTACCTATCAGCAGTTTGCGGATATCATGACGAAGGGGTTGCCAACGTCAGTTTTCGAGGAGTTTTGGTCTAGTCTGTGCGTCAACGCCAATGCTTCGATTGCGCCGGGGGTGGGGGTGTTGAGCACCCTATGTACACATACATATACATGTACTCTAATCTTTATCCGTCTCGGTTAGGGtttaatcttggacgtgatgatATCTCTGTACATCTATATATTGGCACTGGATGCCCGTGAATGTAGTGAGTTGCATCCTATTATTTCTCTACACATTCAAATCATgccatctactccctccgttccaaattactcgtcgcagaaatggatgtatctagaactagaatacatctagatatatccatacatgcgacaagtaattcggaacggagggagtaagtCTCAAAGCGTGCACGAACTTTGCAGTGTTAAGCACATGGAGGCCTTCACGCTTCATGCTCATAAGGCCGGCACACCGTATCCCAATTACATTGCATTTCGTCCTGGTGGTCTTGTCCGAAAAAAAAGGCCCACTCAAGCTTGTTGTGTTGCTAAGCATTTTATACTCCAGTTGTTTATACGTATCACTTATGAGTCTGTCTTAAGCTGAAGGTCCTGCATGTAAGATCGTTTTAAAACAGTAGAGATCCGTTAGCTGAAACTTTGCAACCCGACCCGGCATGGGATGGGCCAATCAAATTACAGTCTCTACTAAGCCCACCGGTCAAAAATACTGTTCCAGTTTGTTCACCTTAACCCAGACGCGGTTTGCTGCCCATTATATAAGACCGCCTCCTTTCGCTTCACTCACCATCATTTCTCAACTCTCCGATCACATCTCGATCTTTCCTCTACACAGACACACACACTCGCTGCGCAATTTGTTTCTGTGACAGGGAGCTCTGCAGCGGCAAAAAATTTAGCAGCGCAGAGCGATGGAGAGCGTGGATGAAAATGGAGGAAGCCGCCTTGTGGTGACCGAGCTGGGCTACATCAAGGAGCTGGTGAGGCAGCTGGACGTCAACCTGGGAGGCTGCCCCGACCACTGCAAGCGCCTGGCCGCCCAGATCTTCGCCGTGGCCGAGAGGTCCATCGGCATGATCAGGTCCGGCCACTTCGACTGCCGGAAGCGCTCCGCCGCCGGCCTCGACTCGCCGCCGTTCTCCGCGACGCCCAGCCCCCTGAGCGACGTCTCCGGCGTGCCTTTCCATGCCAACAACAAGAAGAGGTGCATACTTTATTTATGAAACTATTCGAGCTTGGCACGATTAATTAATGGATCTTTTGGTATAGATTTCTAAGGCTTGCTTTGTTCTTGGATTTGCAGGAAGACAATGGAGAAACGGAAGCATCAGGTCAGGGTGAGCTCGGAGGGAGCAGGAGCGGAGATCCCAGTCGACGACGGCCACAGCTGGAGGAAGTACGGCCAGAAGGACATTCTTGGAGCCAAGCACCCAAGGTTGGTACTCTAGTAATTTTCTGTTGGTACATCCGCACATGTTTAAATTACACGAGTGGCAAGTGGCACCACAATCATCCGCTTTCGCTTTCTGTG of the Triticum urartu cultivar G1812 unplaced genomic scaffold, Tu2.1 TuUngrouped_contig_6733, whole genome shotgun sequence genome contains:
- the LOC125531028 gene encoding transcription factor WRKY19-like; its protein translation is MESVDENGGSRLVVTELGYIKELVRQLDVNLGGCPDHCKRLAAQIFAVAERSIGMIRSGHFDCRKRSAAGLDSPPFSATPSPLSDVSGVPFHANNKKRKTMEKRKHQVRVSSEGAGAEIPVDDGHSWRKYGQKDILGAKHPRGYYRCTHRKSQGCAATKQVQRADEDPALFDVIYHGEHTCVHKTVAAAAAMVQP